One genomic window of Desulfuromonas sp. AOP6 includes the following:
- a CDS encoding outer membrane lipoprotein carrier protein LolA, which translates to MIDAVEAPFRPDKNGRQAIASFEAAFAQESMIASLEQSQEGSGIMQVKFVPPGKEKPAQVRFRWIYTIPSSQEIVSDGETVWVYLPENQQVLQSSLAEVGADQAQENPLVFITGLGNLSENFKLSWASPRQDADGNYLLALEPKKPSAMVLSLRLAVAKEAVLNQGKEPVFPLRKVEIIDTNDNRTQLSFGDVRINPPLADSRFDFQVPAGVEVVTPDQFGPAF; encoded by the coding sequence GTGATAGATGCAGTGGAGGCTCCTTTCCGGCCTGACAAAAACGGCCGACAGGCCATTGCCTCCTTCGAGGCCGCTTTTGCGCAGGAGTCGATGATTGCCTCGCTTGAGCAGAGCCAAGAGGGCAGCGGTATCATGCAGGTGAAGTTCGTTCCTCCGGGAAAAGAAAAGCCGGCCCAGGTCAGGTTCCGCTGGATCTACACAATCCCCTCCAGTCAGGAGATTGTCTCCGATGGGGAGACGGTCTGGGTCTACCTGCCCGAAAACCAGCAGGTTCTGCAGAGTTCTCTGGCGGAAGTCGGCGCCGATCAGGCCCAGGAAAATCCTCTGGTTTTTATAACCGGGCTTGGTAATCTGTCGGAAAATTTCAAACTGTCCTGGGCCAGTCCACGCCAGGACGCGGATGGTAACTACCTGCTGGCCCTGGAGCCGAAAAAACCATCCGCTATGGTACTGAGCCTGCGCCTCGCCGTGGCGAAAGAAGCGGTGCTGAACCAGGGCAAAGAACCCGTCTTTCCTCTGCGGAAGGTGGAGATCATCGATACGAACGACAACCGGACCCAGCTGTCCTTCGGTGATGTGCGGATCAATCCGCCGCTGGCGGACAGTCGTTTTGATTTCCAGGTTCCCGCCGGTGTCGAGGTGGTGACACCGGATCAGTTTGGGCCGGCTTTCTAG
- a CDS encoding chemotaxis protein CheC encodes MNSQDLSALQLDALREISHIGMGQGATALSQLLSARIELRVPRVSRVDIAQVPELLGGAETPVVGVALQILGDARGDLLLILPQESAHRLLIRLLGKTPGSALLLDELGASALRELANILASAYLGALGDLLGISLLPSPPLLAADMLGAIVDDILIALSLGGNTALMVETEFVSAPMAAESIVGHLFLIPDPSLLAVLGRRLEGA; translated from the coding sequence ATGAACAGCCAGGACCTCTCCGCCCTCCAGCTCGACGCGCTGCGGGAAATCAGCCATATCGGCATGGGGCAGGGGGCTACGGCTCTCTCGCAGCTGCTTTCTGCCCGGATTGAGCTCCGGGTGCCCCGCGTATCGAGGGTCGATATTGCGCAGGTACCGGAATTGCTTGGTGGTGCCGAGACCCCTGTCGTCGGTGTGGCGCTGCAGATCCTTGGCGACGCCAGGGGCGATCTTTTGCTGATCCTGCCCCAAGAGAGCGCCCACCGGCTGCTGATAAGGCTGCTAGGGAAGACTCCTGGCTCAGCACTGCTTTTGGACGAGCTCGGAGCCTCGGCGCTGCGGGAGCTTGCCAACATTCTGGCCTCGGCCTACCTTGGCGCTCTCGGAGACCTGCTGGGGATATCGCTGTTGCCTTCACCGCCCCTGCTGGCGGCCGATATGCTGGGGGCCATTGTCGACGATATCCTCATTGCCCTGAGCCTTGGCGGCAATACGGCCCTGATGGTGGAAACCGAGTTTGTCAGCGCGCCCATGGCGGCAGAGTCCATTGTCGGTCACCTGTTTCTGATCCCCGACCCCTCTTTGCTGGCTGTGCTCGGTCGTCGGCTGGAGGGCGCATGA
- a CDS encoding chemotaxis protein CheD, which yields MTEPAREKVGIAVHRVARAPLLLVAPGLGSCLGIVLYDPASKIGGLAHSLLPAAPVGRESETTGKFVDGAIIGMVAEMTALGADRQRIWSRIAGGANMFASLPGPAEDRVGARNVRRARETLESLNIPLLGEDVGGDFGRTLEFDLATGQVRVRTVCGPQSDYLI from the coding sequence ATGACTGAACCGGCCAGGGAGAAGGTGGGCATCGCCGTCCACCGCGTGGCCAGAGCTCCACTGCTGCTGGTAGCCCCCGGGCTCGGCTCCTGCCTGGGGATCGTGCTTTACGACCCGGCGAGTAAAATAGGGGGTCTGGCGCACTCACTGCTGCCGGCTGCTCCGGTGGGGAGGGAAAGCGAAACGACGGGCAAATTTGTCGACGGAGCCATCATCGGCATGGTTGCGGAGATGACAGCCCTGGGGGCTGATCGGCAACGGATCTGGTCCAGGATCGCCGGCGGCGCCAACATGTTTGCCTCGCTGCCGGGACCAGCTGAAGACAGGGTCGGGGCTCGCAACGTCCGCCGGGCCCGTGAGACTCTGGAGTCCTTGAACATTCCCCTGCTGGGTGAGGATGTGGGTGGGGATTTTGGACGCACGCTGGAATTCGATCTGGCCACGGGTCAGGTTCGGGTGAGAACGGTCTGCGGACCGCAGTCCGATTATCTGATTTGA
- a CDS encoding chemotaxis protein CheW: MSEGNYEQILTFALCGRLYGVEVARIQEVVKAPEFYFIPRAGFPYAGAINFHGKVVPVLDLPAMIDPASKRRDKRVVVLHPDLCVLGFRVESIDGLVLLEADTIPGDKASGEEETYIRCRVDHENRELCLLDVEKLVSTLGESREPDRRKSWG, translated from the coding sequence ATGAGCGAAGGGAATTACGAACAGATACTCACCTTTGCCCTCTGCGGCCGGCTGTACGGGGTGGAGGTGGCCAGAATTCAGGAAGTGGTCAAGGCCCCCGAGTTTTATTTTATCCCCCGGGCTGGTTTCCCTTATGCCGGCGCCATTAACTTTCATGGCAAAGTTGTTCCCGTCCTGGATCTGCCGGCCATGATCGACCCCGCCAGCAAAAGGCGCGACAAGCGGGTTGTCGTTCTTCATCCTGATTTGTGCGTACTGGGTTTTAGGGTGGAAAGTATCGACGGACTCGTTCTGCTTGAAGCCGACACTATTCCGGGGGACAAGGCGTCCGGCGAAGAAGAGACCTATATTCGCTGCCGGGTGGATCATGAAAACAGAGAGCTGTGCCTGCTCGATGTGGAAAAACTGGTAAGTACTCTGGGCGAATCCAGGGAGCCAGACAGGAGGAAATCATGGGGCTGA
- a CDS encoding chemotaxis protein CheA — protein sequence MDMSKYKEMFLSETAEHLEKMGQLIVALEADPADKAGIDALFREAHSIKGMAASMGYEQTAKLSHHLEDYMAGFRQSGRVPVEAVDRLMAGLDLLEKLLEDLKASQPEREVADFLASPLAPAGPGGGPSVPLQGIQVAIEFAENTEMPAIRAMLLLKELASVGTVLASKPTAATLRQGGALRRLHVLLDTELAADDLRAALLRNRDVSRVAIRQTAAKVSPKEPSAPGSSPQVPARARQKQEAVRSVRVRTDLLDRFIQLTGELITNRYQLFSASQVESWDGLRDGLDELNRLISELYHDVLQVRMMPLESITGRLPRLVRDLARSTGKKVSLQLAGENIELDRAILEELADPLVHMVRNAVDHGIEKAGEVRVAAWREKDLALVEIADNGRGMDPENLRRRAVEKGLLSSAQARSMRDADALQLICYPGFSTAPTVTETSGRGVGMDVVKSAVESLGGTLEIFSSHGQGTRFLLKLPLSVAIIHILLVRCHEQLIGIPVTRVQRSVEVTPEEILSSGRQKVIRLVENYGEEEPVEVDIPLLSLRKMLGLPARPFSGSIPVVLTEIRGRRVGLVVDKLAGHRQVFVQSLAFPLDNLAGVSGATVLGDGHLVFIVDPSAMLDERYKPLTAPPPGGFR from the coding sequence ATGGATATGTCGAAATACAAAGAGATGTTTCTGAGCGAAACCGCCGAGCATCTCGAGAAAATGGGACAGCTGATTGTCGCTCTGGAGGCGGACCCTGCCGACAAGGCGGGCATCGACGCTCTTTTCCGGGAGGCCCATTCCATCAAAGGGATGGCCGCTTCCATGGGGTACGAGCAGACGGCCAAGCTGTCTCACCACCTGGAAGACTACATGGCGGGTTTCCGTCAGAGTGGCCGGGTGCCCGTCGAAGCCGTCGATCGCCTGATGGCCGGGCTGGACCTGCTGGAGAAGCTGCTGGAGGACCTGAAGGCCTCCCAGCCCGAGCGGGAGGTGGCGGATTTTCTGGCCTCCCCGCTGGCCCCTGCCGGCCCCGGCGGCGGACCCTCTGTGCCTCTGCAGGGGATTCAGGTCGCTATCGAGTTTGCCGAAAATACGGAAATGCCGGCTATCCGGGCGATGTTGCTGCTGAAGGAACTCGCCAGCGTCGGTACCGTGCTGGCCAGCAAACCAACCGCCGCCACTCTGCGACAGGGAGGGGCGTTGCGGCGGTTGCATGTGCTGCTTGACACGGAACTGGCGGCTGATGATTTGCGCGCCGCCCTGCTGCGCAACAGGGATGTCAGCCGCGTCGCCATAAGGCAGACGGCAGCCAAGGTTTCTCCCAAAGAGCCTTCTGCACCCGGATCGTCGCCACAGGTGCCGGCTCGGGCAAGGCAAAAGCAGGAAGCGGTTCGCTCCGTCCGTGTACGCACGGATCTTCTCGATCGTTTTATCCAACTGACGGGAGAGCTGATTACCAACCGGTATCAGCTTTTTTCCGCCTCCCAGGTAGAAAGCTGGGACGGACTCAGGGACGGACTGGACGAGCTCAATCGGCTGATCTCCGAGCTTTACCATGACGTGCTGCAGGTACGCATGATGCCGCTGGAAAGCATTACGGGACGGCTGCCACGCCTGGTCAGAGATCTGGCGCGCAGTACGGGAAAGAAGGTGTCCCTGCAGTTGGCCGGCGAAAATATCGAGTTGGATAGAGCCATTCTGGAAGAACTGGCCGATCCCCTGGTGCACATGGTACGCAATGCCGTGGACCATGGCATCGAAAAAGCCGGAGAAGTCAGGGTGGCGGCCTGGCGGGAAAAAGATCTGGCCTTGGTGGAGATTGCCGACAATGGGCGTGGCATGGACCCTGAGAACTTAAGGCGCCGGGCGGTGGAAAAGGGTCTTCTTTCCTCAGCTCAGGCCCGGAGTATGCGGGATGCCGATGCCTTGCAGCTTATCTGCTATCCGGGATTTTCCACGGCCCCTACGGTAACAGAGACCTCGGGGCGAGGCGTCGGCATGGATGTGGTCAAGTCGGCGGTGGAAAGCCTTGGCGGTACCCTGGAAATTTTCAGCTCCCACGGCCAGGGGACGCGCTTCCTGCTCAAACTGCCGCTGTCGGTCGCCATCATTCATATCCTTCTCGTCCGCTGCCATGAACAGCTCATTGGTATTCCAGTGACCCGGGTGCAGCGCTCCGTGGAGGTCACTCCAGAGGAGATCCTTTCCTCCGGCCGCCAAAAAGTCATTCGCCTGGTCGAGAATTATGGGGAAGAAGAGCCGGTTGAGGTAGACATTCCCCTGCTGTCACTGCGCAAGATGCTCGGGTTACCCGCCCGTCCCTTCTCGGGATCCATTCCCGTGGTGCTGACAGAGATTCGCGGTAGACGGGTAGGTTTGGTGGTGGACAAGCTGGCCGGCCACCGCCAGGTGTTCGTACAGAGTCTCGCCTTCCCCCTCGACAATCTTGCCGGTGTCAGTGGGGCCACCGTTTTGGGTGATGGCCACCTTGTCTTTATCGTCGACCCATCGGCCATGCTCGATGAACGCTACAAGCCCCTGACTGCCCCGCCACCAGGAGGCTTCCGATGA
- the rimO gene encoding 30S ribosomal protein S12 methylthiotransferase RimO, whose amino-acid sequence MKKEKVSLVSLGCPKNLVDAEVMLGHLPADRFEIVTDESQADIIIVNTCAFIHDAKEESIETILEVADYKKEGRCRLLVVSGCLPQRYQEELAAELPEVDLFMGTADAARIVELLEARSAAQETLYAVSPPDFLYDHLTPRVTSSPFYSTYVKIAEGCANYCSYCVIPQLRGTLRSRSIDSVVSEVRRLVDAGVKEINLIAQDITAYGADRDDGARLEDLLRELVKIEELPWLRLLYAYPDGVSDELIDIIAAEEKICNYLDIPLQHFDDHILAQMNRRLDSAGIRRLVERLRQRIPELTLRTSFIVGFPGETEAQFQRLLDFVNEGHFERVGVFRYSREEGTAAAAMEEQVPERTKNARYNKLMKAQSRVSFRKNRELKGRVEPVLVEGYSEETELLLRGRSIRQAPDIDGQVYITAGYAEVGDIVALRITDSSEYDLIGEIVEED is encoded by the coding sequence TTGAAAAAAGAGAAAGTCAGTCTGGTCAGCCTGGGTTGCCCGAAAAATCTGGTCGATGCCGAGGTCATGCTCGGCCATCTCCCCGCCGACCGCTTCGAGATTGTTACCGACGAATCCCAGGCGGACATCATCATCGTCAACACCTGCGCCTTCATCCACGACGCCAAGGAAGAGTCTATCGAGACGATCCTGGAAGTGGCCGATTACAAGAAGGAGGGGCGCTGCCGCCTGCTGGTGGTGAGCGGCTGTCTGCCCCAGCGCTATCAGGAGGAGCTGGCAGCCGAACTTCCCGAAGTCGACCTCTTCATGGGGACGGCCGATGCCGCCCGCATCGTCGAACTTCTGGAGGCACGTTCGGCGGCCCAGGAGACCCTGTACGCCGTCAGCCCGCCGGATTTTCTCTACGACCACCTGACCCCCCGGGTGACCTCCTCCCCTTTTTACTCGACCTATGTCAAGATCGCCGAGGGCTGCGCCAACTACTGCTCCTACTGCGTTATCCCCCAGCTTCGCGGCACCCTGCGCTCCCGCAGCATCGATTCGGTGGTCAGTGAGGTACGCCGCCTGGTGGACGCCGGGGTCAAGGAGATCAATCTCATTGCCCAGGATATCACCGCCTACGGTGCCGATCGTGACGACGGCGCCCGTCTGGAGGACCTGCTGCGGGAACTGGTCAAGATCGAGGAGCTGCCCTGGCTGCGCCTGCTCTATGCCTACCCTGACGGGGTGAGCGACGAACTTATCGATATCATTGCCGCCGAGGAAAAAATCTGCAACTACCTCGATATTCCTCTGCAGCATTTCGACGACCATATTCTGGCTCAGATGAACCGTCGTCTCGATTCTGCCGGCATCCGTCGTCTGGTCGAGCGCTTGCGCCAGCGCATTCCCGAGCTTACTTTGCGCACCTCGTTTATTGTCGGTTTTCCCGGCGAGACAGAAGCGCAGTTCCAGCGCCTGCTCGATTTCGTCAATGAAGGGCACTTTGAACGGGTGGGGGTCTTCCGTTATTCGCGGGAGGAAGGGACGGCGGCGGCCGCCATGGAGGAGCAGGTGCCGGAGCGCACCAAAAACGCGCGCTACAACAAGCTGATGAAGGCGCAGAGCCGCGTCTCCTTTCGCAAGAACCGTGAGCTTAAGGGCAGGGTCGAGCCGGTACTGGTGGAGGGCTACAGTGAAGAGACGGAGCTGCTCCTGCGCGGTCGCTCCATTCGGCAGGCCCCCGATATCGACGGGCAGGTGTATATCACGGCCGGCTATGCCGAGGTCGGCGACATCGTCGCCCTGCGCATCACCGACTCTTCCGAATACGACCTGATCGGCGAGATCGTCGAGGAGGATTGA
- a CDS encoding sugar phosphate nucleotidyltransferase, with translation MKIVLPVAGKGTRLRPHTHTKAKSLVHVAGKTVLEHIVSRLAPLQAEEYIFITDENGGQIERFMAKTFPALSCSYIVQKERLGPAHAVALAAPRLRPGDDVLVVFNDTIFVTDLNRLQELCGDCDGLIYSKEVEDYQRFGVNVLRGDYIVDMVEKPETPISRLAQVGLYYLKDGSRFMDYLNRTIAAGETVKGEYYLPAVFMNMIRDGLKFRAPEIDAWLDCGKPETLLETNRYLLKGRHHCHGEADNAVLIEPVHIGKGAVVRNSVIGPNVSVAAGCHIEGSVIRDSIINTDSQVRGMVLRDSILGDAVALLGNPRRMNIGDHSLIEMEG, from the coding sequence ATGAAGATTGTTCTGCCGGTGGCCGGCAAAGGCACGCGCCTGCGGCCCCATACCCATACCAAAGCCAAGTCCCTCGTCCATGTCGCCGGCAAGACGGTGCTCGAACACATCGTCAGTCGTCTGGCGCCCCTGCAGGCCGAGGAGTACATCTTCATCACCGACGAAAACGGCGGCCAGATCGAGCGCTTCATGGCCAAGACCTTCCCGGCCCTGTCCTGCAGCTACATCGTGCAGAAAGAGCGCCTCGGCCCCGCCCATGCCGTCGCCCTGGCAGCGCCGCGCCTACGCCCTGGAGACGATGTGCTGGTGGTGTTCAACGACACCATTTTCGTGACCGATCTGAACCGGTTGCAGGAACTGTGCGGCGACTGCGACGGCCTCATCTATTCCAAGGAGGTCGAAGACTACCAGCGCTTCGGCGTCAACGTGCTGCGTGGTGATTACATTGTTGACATGGTGGAGAAGCCCGAAACTCCCATCTCGCGACTGGCCCAGGTCGGTCTCTATTACCTCAAGGACGGCAGCCGCTTCATGGATTACCTGAATCGGACCATCGCGGCCGGCGAGACGGTCAAGGGGGAATACTATCTGCCCGCCGTTTTCATGAATATGATCCGTGACGGCCTGAAGTTCCGGGCTCCGGAAATCGATGCCTGGCTCGACTGCGGCAAGCCCGAAACTCTGCTGGAGACCAACCGCTATCTGCTCAAGGGCCGCCATCACTGCCACGGCGAGGCGGACAACGCCGTGCTCATCGAGCCGGTGCATATCGGCAAGGGGGCGGTGGTGCGCAACAGCGTCATCGGCCCCAACGTGTCGGTGGCGGCCGGCTGTCATATCGAGGGGAGCGTTATCCGCGACTCCATTATCAACACCGACTCCCAGGTGCGCGGCATGGTGCTGCGTGATTCGATTCTCGGCGACGCCGTCGCCCTCCTGGGAAATCCCCGCCGCATGAATATCGGCGACCACTCCCTTATCGAGATGGAGGGCTGA
- a CDS encoding YajQ family cyclic di-GMP-binding protein, which yields MPSFDIVSKVDMQEVDNAVNQTVKEISQRFDFKGSVNEVTLEKDAIVILAADDYKLQAIVDILKGKLVRRQVSPKCLDFGKKEPASAGAVRQRVGLVQGISKEKGKDIIKLIKDSKLKVQPQIMEDQVRVVGKKIDDLQEVIQLLKGQELDVELQFINMRS from the coding sequence ATGCCGAGTTTTGACATCGTATCCAAAGTCGATATGCAGGAAGTGGATAACGCGGTCAATCAGACAGTGAAGGAAATCAGTCAGCGTTTCGACTTCAAGGGTTCGGTCAACGAGGTGACCCTGGAGAAGGACGCCATCGTTATTCTGGCCGCTGACGACTACAAGCTGCAAGCCATCGTCGACATCCTCAAGGGTAAGCTGGTGCGTCGCCAGGTGTCGCCCAAATGCCTCGATTTCGGCAAGAAAGAGCCGGCTTCCGCCGGCGCTGTGCGGCAGCGCGTAGGCCTCGTGCAGGGAATATCCAAGGAAAAGGGCAAGGACATCATCAAGCTCATCAAGGACAGCAAGCTCAAGGTACAGCCGCAGATCATGGAAGATCAGGTGCGGGTTGTCGGCAAGAAGATCGACGACCTGCAGGAAGTCATCCAGCTCCTCAAAGGGCAGGAGCTCGACGTCGAACTGCAGTTCATCAACATGCGCTCTTAG
- a CDS encoding response regulator — MGLKILIVDDALFMRNMLREIFTAAGHEVVGEAGNGEEAVERYRTLRPDLVTMDIVMPERSGIEALKDILRFHPQAQVVMCSALGQETLMAEAVEAGARDFIVKPFKAERVLEVANRMTAAG, encoded by the coding sequence ATGGGGCTGAAGATCCTGATTGTCGACGATGCCCTGTTCATGCGCAACATGTTGCGGGAAATATTCACGGCGGCTGGCCATGAGGTGGTCGGCGAAGCCGGTAATGGCGAGGAGGCGGTGGAACGATATCGCACACTTCGTCCCGACCTGGTGACCATGGATATCGTCATGCCCGAGCGCAGCGGCATTGAGGCGCTGAAGGATATCCTGCGTTTTCATCCCCAGGCGCAGGTCGTCATGTGCAGCGCCCTCGGCCAGGAGACCCTGATGGCCGAAGCCGTGGAGGCGGGGGCCAGGGATTTTATCGTCAAGCCATTCAAGGCCGAGCGGGTGCTTGAGGTCGCGAACCGGATGACCGCCGCCGGCTAA
- a CDS encoding DUF445 family protein has translation MMTSYEQFLPYLLPPLLGALIGYVTNYIAIRMLFRPLHPWRILGVRLPLTPGIIPAKRGELAEKMGEMVGSHLLTSEDVGRALEKEGFRRELKGAVADKLGSFLDRDLGTFESLVPANFRGRFRDLVDLLRYKVVKSVFAYADSEAFEEALRGYLQRKGDELLARDLESFLTPERYSDLRGHLDDRFTALLTSPAVGRAVGHFVDSRSERLLSSPRPLRELLPADLVEVILVQMEKEIPPLLENFGGMLYDPDFRQRLVEKGREGIEGFLDSLGGLSGLLAGFINLDKIYARIPEFLDKAGDEIARWLREEKTQAEVAALLRERIDALLDRPLSSYLEKVSYEKVAGMRRFARERVVTMVQSRKAVDTLLQLSERGLEQVKDRSFASLLEKTLPQGGLQKGRDYAADRLLALLRSTEARDALDALLSGWLQNWLFSRPLGKLSARIPADVREELVDGLYGQLAELLKKEVPPLVETLNVNRMVEEKVNSLDILKVEGLLMGIMKEQFKYINLFGALLGFLIGLVNLVLLRLV, from the coding sequence ATGATGACATCCTACGAACAGTTCCTGCCTTATCTGCTGCCGCCCCTGCTCGGGGCTTTGATCGGCTATGTGACCAACTACATCGCCATCCGCATGCTCTTCCGTCCCCTGCACCCCTGGCGTATCCTCGGGGTTCGCCTGCCGTTGACGCCGGGGATCATCCCGGCCAAACGCGGCGAGCTGGCGGAGAAGATGGGAGAGATGGTGGGCAGTCACCTGCTGACCTCCGAAGATGTCGGCCGGGCGCTGGAAAAGGAAGGCTTCCGCCGTGAGCTCAAGGGGGCGGTTGCCGACAAGCTCGGCAGCTTCCTCGACCGCGATCTCGGCACCTTCGAGTCGCTGGTGCCCGCCAATTTCCGGGGGCGCTTTCGCGACCTGGTCGACCTGCTGCGCTACAAGGTGGTCAAGTCGGTTTTCGCCTATGCCGACTCCGAGGCCTTCGAGGAGGCTTTGCGTGGTTACCTGCAGCGCAAGGGGGACGAGCTGCTGGCCCGCGATCTCGAGAGCTTTTTGACGCCGGAGCGGTACAGTGATCTGCGTGGCCACCTTGACGATCGTTTCACCGCGCTGCTGACTTCCCCTGCTGTCGGTCGCGCCGTCGGGCATTTCGTTGACAGCCGCAGCGAGCGACTGCTCAGCTCGCCCCGGCCTTTGCGTGAACTTCTGCCCGCCGATTTGGTCGAAGTGATCCTGGTGCAGATGGAGAAGGAGATCCCACCCCTGCTGGAGAATTTCGGTGGCATGCTCTACGATCCTGACTTCCGTCAGCGGCTGGTGGAGAAAGGACGCGAGGGGATTGAGGGCTTTCTCGATTCACTCGGGGGTCTGTCCGGATTGCTGGCCGGCTTTATCAACCTCGACAAGATCTACGCCCGCATCCCCGAGTTTCTGGACAAGGCCGGGGACGAAATAGCCCGCTGGCTGCGGGAAGAGAAGACGCAGGCCGAAGTGGCGGCGCTGCTGCGAGAGCGCATTGACGCTTTGCTCGACCGTCCCCTCTCCAGCTACCTCGAAAAGGTCTCCTACGAAAAGGTGGCGGGGATGCGCCGCTTTGCCCGCGAACGCGTGGTGACGATGGTGCAGAGTCGCAAGGCCGTCGATACCCTGCTGCAGCTGAGCGAACGGGGTCTCGAACAGGTCAAGGACCGCTCCTTTGCCTCGCTGCTGGAAAAGACCCTGCCGCAAGGGGGCTTGCAAAAGGGGCGCGACTATGCCGCCGATCGTCTGCTGGCCCTGCTGCGTTCCACCGAGGCGCGCGATGCCCTCGATGCTCTGCTGTCGGGCTGGCTGCAGAACTGGCTTTTCAGCCGTCCCCTGGGCAAACTGTCGGCCCGCATTCCGGCGGATGTGCGAGAAGAGCTGGTTGACGGTCTCTACGGCCAGTTGGCCGAGCTCCTGAAGAAGGAAGTGCCACCTCTGGTGGAGACCCTCAATGTCAACCGCATGGTGGAGGAGAAAGTCAATTCCCTGGATATTCTCAAGGTGGAAGGGCTGCTCATGGGCATCATGAAAGAGCAGTTCAAGTACATCAATCTCTTCGGGGCTCTGCTCGGTTTTCTCATCGGCCTGGTCAACTTGGTCCTGCTTCGCCTGGTCTGA
- the hslO gene encoding Hsp33 family molecular chaperone HslO yields the protein MKDHLVRIVSRDGSLRAVAATTTILAEAICSRQGTDATAAVALGRLVTGTALLGSLLKGDQRLALMIEGNGPLQKLHAETDAYGHVRGSIKNPIAGLPLHEGRFDVAGAIGRAGFLHVIKDLGLKEPYRGMVQLYTSEIAEDLAYYLTTSEQVPSSVGLGVYIEADGTISGAGGFLVQSLPDASEETLGQLEKRLTDLPPLTSLLRQGLTPVQVLENLFEGIPFDILTQTELEFRCNCRRDQVSQVLLSLGREELQELIERDEATTVTCEFCKEVYTFHREDLQELLDA from the coding sequence ATGAAAGACCATCTGGTACGTATCGTCAGTCGCGACGGCTCATTGCGCGCCGTCGCCGCCACCACCACCATACTGGCCGAGGCCATCTGCTCGCGCCAGGGGACCGACGCTACCGCCGCTGTCGCCCTCGGCCGTCTGGTCACAGGGACGGCGCTGCTGGGTAGCCTGCTCAAGGGGGATCAGCGCCTGGCCCTGATGATTGAGGGCAACGGTCCTTTGCAGAAACTGCACGCCGAAACCGACGCCTACGGGCATGTGCGGGGCTCCATCAAGAATCCCATTGCCGGTCTGCCCCTGCATGAGGGCCGCTTCGACGTGGCTGGCGCCATCGGCCGTGCCGGCTTTCTCCACGTGATCAAGGACCTGGGCCTCAAGGAGCCCTACCGCGGCATGGTGCAGCTCTACACCAGCGAGATCGCCGAAGACCTCGCCTACTATCTAACCACTTCCGAGCAGGTACCGTCGTCGGTGGGGCTCGGCGTCTATATCGAAGCGGACGGCACCATCTCCGGCGCCGGAGGCTTTCTCGTGCAGTCCCTGCCGGACGCCAGCGAGGAGACCCTTGGCCAGCTCGAAAAGCGCCTCACTGATCTGCCGCCGCTGACCAGCCTCCTGCGCCAGGGACTGACCCCCGTGCAGGTCCTGGAGAACCTCTTTGAGGGCATCCCCTTTGATATCCTGACGCAGACCGAGCTGGAATTCCGCTGCAACTGCCGTCGGGACCAGGTCAGCCAAGTTCTGCTCTCCCTGGGGCGTGAGGAGTTACAAGAGCTCATCGAGCGCGACGAAGCTACAACCGTGACCTGTGAATTCTGCAAGGAAGTCTACACCTTCCACCGGGAGGATCTGCAGGAGCTGCTTGACGCCTGA